Proteins encoded in a region of the Thermococcus stetteri genome:
- a CDS encoding isopentenyl phosphate kinase — protein MILIKIGGSVFSDKRGEPENFRRDVVEEIARELAEFYPDEKFVIVHGGGSFGHHYAKEYSIREGLSGNTRIDSWRKLGFSLTHQSMLRANSKFVEIFTDHNLPGFSISTSSLFITEKGEILYADIEVIEKLLELDFIPILFGDVSVDVAQGIDILSGDQIMAYLTKMLKPKKAIFLMDVDGIYDGKPGVGTLIQELTQDEVPELLERLHCTAAGTDVTGGVCNKLRKAYEMAHYSEVWFVNGRIPGRLSGAIRGDGFGTVLR, from the coding sequence ATGATACTCATCAAGATCGGCGGAAGCGTCTTCAGTGATAAGAGAGGGGAACCAGAGAACTTCAGGAGGGATGTCGTTGAGGAAATTGCAAGAGAGCTGGCTGAGTTCTATCCCGATGAAAAATTCGTTATAGTCCATGGAGGAGGTAGCTTTGGACACCATTATGCTAAGGAGTACTCCATAAGAGAGGGGCTTTCCGGGAACACCCGGATTGACAGCTGGAGAAAGCTTGGTTTTTCACTCACTCATCAGTCTATGCTTAGGGCCAACTCCAAGTTCGTTGAAATATTTACCGACCACAACCTTCCAGGGTTTTCAATATCCACTTCATCCCTGTTCATAACGGAAAAAGGAGAAATACTCTACGCCGACATAGAGGTCATTGAGAAGCTCCTTGAGCTGGACTTCATTCCAATCCTCTTCGGTGATGTGTCCGTTGATGTCGCCCAGGGGATAGACATACTCTCCGGCGACCAGATAATGGCCTACCTCACGAAAATGCTCAAGCCGAAGAAGGCGATATTCCTCATGGACGTTGACGGCATCTACGACGGAAAACCCGGGGTGGGAACGCTCATCCAGGAGCTTACCCAGGATGAAGTTCCGGAGCTCCTTGAAAGGCTCCACTGCACCGCCGCCGGAACGGACGTTACAGGGGGGGTATGCAACAAGCTGAGGAAGGCCTACGAGATGGCCCACTACTCCGAGGTCTGGTTCGTGAACGGTAGAATCCCCGGAAGGCTGAGCGGAGCCATAAGAGGGGACGGTTTTGGAACCGTGCTGAGGTGA